A stretch of DNA from Vanacampus margaritifer isolate UIUO_Vmar chromosome 1, RoL_Vmar_1.0, whole genome shotgun sequence:
CTTGTGGAGGAATTTGTCACGGcaggtcccattttttttttgcagcagtaAGGCATCGTGAAGTGGTGGTGAAGCAAACTCGTGGAAGAATCTAAACAAACCAAGTGGAAGTACTGCGTGTTTTTAGCAAGCTATCATTGCTAGCTTCCTCGGATAGACTCTTTTTCCAAAAGGACCCTATGAGCGCATGCGCACTAACGTACAAACACTGACAAGACGTGACGTCTTGTGGAGGAATTAATACGACAGATAACAGTTGAGCAACTTGATTACAGCTTGaagtgtagtgtgtgtgtgtgtgtggggggggggtatataaATATAAGATAAATGAAAGTGCAATACAGTGCGTGTGTGCATTCGAGTTTTTCCTGATGGTTGACACCTGTGGCGCAAAAGTCCCTTTACGTGCATGCGCAGTGACATATGAACGCACTAATACCAAAATGGACGtagtttatacaaaaaaaatgcgtaTAAATAAGGATAGcaatatcaaattaattgactgaAAATATCACCATTGTGTTATTATGAAGTGAAAGCTTCATGACCGCACGCCCACTCTCCAGTTTAGTTTATTATGAATGTGAGTCCTGAGTGTGTGTGTCGGAATTTCCCGTAAGGCTTTGTGTGAGCTAGCTTGCCCGGTAAATGACTTGTCACACCGGAAGTGCCCTTTTAAGGGCACCGGAAAACAAAGGGGGCGGGGCGATGAGGCTTGTCACGAGACAAGCAGCCAGTAAACAAAATTGCAGCCGTAGCGTTTTGTTCTAATGGTTACGACTCTTGCAATCGTTCACGCAATCATGTGCAATAGcgacattagcattagcacgccAGGTTAGCATCGTTGTTTACCCACCACCGACTCGGAACTCCGCCTCTTGTAGGCGCagggaggaggatgaggaggaggaggggggcagAGGAGTGAGGTCAGCAGCCGCCTAGCATGAGTCAACCTCGGGCAAAGCAACGCAGCAGTCATCGCCGCCGCGTTTGTGCACCGTGCGGACGGACCGACTGTCACCGTCGTCGTCGTCCACATCCCGAGCTTTCGTAACAGAGCGTAAGTACGACGAGCcttgtatgtatgtgtgcgtgcgtgcgtgcgtggtgtccatcttgttgttgttcttgGAAGTTGTGCACATGTGACATGTGCCTTGACAATCGCATTGTTTTGGTTGGCTGTTGTAGCTGGATAATCCCCCTCTCgttttttgggttgttgttaCCACAatagggagggggtgggggtgggggggtcccGCTTGTACGGCGGTTCTGTGCAGCCCACGCGTGCAAAATCAGGTCTTGTTGCCAACGGATTAGGGCGGCTAACGGTGCCCGTCGTTTATTCTAGGTGCTCCCATGCATGtttaggcatttatttatttatctggcGCGGTGAGCACGCCTGCGTCATAGTTCTGAGGTTTGGGGGGTTCGAATCTGGGCTTCCTGTATGGAGTTTTGCATGTTGTCGTcgtgcttcctcccacattccaaagatttTGAAAGCTAATTTTCACAAgtgttaatgtatttatttttttgggatctGTATGTCCCTAGCGACCGGTCCAGGGTTTTCACAAGCAAATTGGTGAACATTTGCCTCACAGTTCcaaggttctgggttcgaaCCTGGCCGGAGTTTGCATATCGTCCCTGTGCTCGGtgtgtttgtctatatgtgtgccctgcaattgacaaGCGACCAATCCCGGGTGTCTCTGCAGCAAAAAGGCTCCTCTTTCTCACCCTTGGCCCGCCTGATGATGAGCGCGACAGAAAACGGATGGATATTTGGCGCTCTCGTGCGAGGTTAGCGCTTCGCTTCCCTCTCGCGTTCCTTTCCACCGTCAGCTGaagattttgctgctgaaaggCTCTGATGTGTGCAAGATAGCAACGCGGCTCTGCGTGCTCGGAGGCTGCGTCGACTCTGCACGCTTCGAGTGACAGAGCGTCGGATATGGGTCGGATATGAGTCATGGCAACTCGAGATGGAAAAACTTTCACGGTGCACTGATCGTGATTGAAAGGATGACGGTTTGCATTTTTGATTTGTACATGGAATGCAACATCGCAGCTATGTGTCTGCCCTTTGCATGTTCTTTCTGCCTGTGCTTCCGTGAATTTGAAATTGTCCTTAGCACGGTGTGGCCCGGTTAAAACTGGTACTGACCCCGTATGAGGTCAtatgatcatttttaaatgattatgtaAGTCTTTAAACTGTATTATTCAagattttatgaaaatattaattatgtatagatagtagttttttttgttgcagattataaaaatgttccattagcaaatataatacaataaaataccaTAGAAATATGGTATTGTTCTTATATGCACATTATGTACTTGATGCATACAActtattttgcacattttacttGCTTTTATTGACTAAGAAAAATAGAATATTGTTATCGTTGTTTGTCTACAATTGctatgtgattggctggcgaccaatcccaCCTCTTGCAGTTCACCTGGAACCCCAATGAGGAGAAGTGCTAtaaatggaaaatggatggatgttatttcaccttattttattttacgtaTCTGGTAGGGCTgcgcaattaatcaaaattcaattacaatttcaattattgcactccacaattacaaaaatctGCATACTTGGaaataaaagacacattttgagttgtttaaatgtatatatttgcaccttttttatttttaaaatgactaatttaataaatcttttttttggtccaaaaggaacttgcataattatagtgtttcaaagaaatgtatttgtcttaatattattttaaaaaaggatggatggattatgttGTGCTTCCCACCTCTAGCATTCACCCCAAATCTGAACTGGGACCTGCAGCCTTAAGTTTCTTGGGAAGTGCACATCGCACGACATTGCAGTCTCAGGGAACGCCGAGTGTGGAAGGAGTAGGCGCTCGCTTTCGGCCccgagtgagcgagcgagcgtgcAGGATCCCAACAGCTGCAGCGAGTCTATTTTAAGGAGCCCCTTGCCGGGGTAAGGGTGACAATTGCCAGTCACTTCCTAGATTTGTCACGGGGTGGCCTTTTTgcctgccaaaaacgttaaataacgtttataaaatcctatggaggagtgccaaagacgttaaaagacgtttgtttcaaaacagaggtgaaaccaaccattttctattgttgattactgaaaaatggaataaggtagaaacaaactttttttttctgatgaaagatgagagtccaatgtttcatttggtagtatgtgtgtttccatagtccaaacacataattttctatggaccttgaaagatcagtcaaaatgcttaaaatcggctggcacccacggcattccttttctgaaaacaaatattgtaaatcCGTTTATTTATCATGTTAAATTGAACAAGATGGCAGTACAGGGAGTCAACTGATTGCATTTGCAGAGCGtgagaaatatataaataaatatatatttgctcTGTAACTAATATTCAAGTTTCATTTCCTGTTCTGCGTTTATTGGCGGCGATGGggatttatcattattattattatctattttttattaccACAAAAAGTTGGCACCTTTGCCAAAGTCTGCTCAGAAACCTGGATGcccaaatcgtttttttttttttttatagcggtGCCAGGGTTGCCATGGCGATATGGAATCACGACAGGCTGTCAAGTCCTCACGGGCGTTTCGCTCAGATGTTCATCATGACTTGCAACTGCTCACTTTCATTGGCGCTTCCTTTATGAGTCTTGGCGGTTCAAAGGACACGAAGCCCCAAAAACACATTGGCGATTTAAGTTCAGCTGTAAACGTCGATGCAGGGTAGAAAAGTGGACTCGTCAAGTAGTTGATGAATCGGTTGCGGCCGCCACCAGCCAGGTAACAACAGCGCAGTTCCAAAATGGGACTTTTTGTGGTTATAAAATGACGTGCAAGGAACTGCGACGTGCGCTGCTGCTGTAAGACGTGAATGTGCAACACAAGCTTATTtggttgttgtcatttttggcACAGGATTTTCTTTTCCCATACAAATATTGACTCTAGGGATAAGTTAGCATCAACTAGCGATAGACTGCAGTAGGACTAACAATGAAtaaaattcaaatcaacatcacaATGTAGTCGAACGCAATTTTCAAATTGCAACGGCTGcaattgggcaaaaaaaaaaaaaaaaaattaattattaatttatcaatttttcttatttatgtcTAAATTATTGTGACACATATCAATATattgcttgtttaaaaaaaatacattggaagagaatataatgcattattatggtggggggaaaaaattaaatcattcaACGACTATTCTGGTGTAATGGAACTTCCTTGTAAACTGAGGAATCTCTGTgtagctatttatttttattagtccTCCAGTgagggtttttatttttctttttttttttagtgagttGGAATTGTTGTTTGTGACTCATCCTCATTTAAACGGGAGTAGTCATGATTGTAATAGTGCCCCTCATCCCCGCCATGGGATGGCTACATTAGTCATCATAGTTGTTTTGTGTCTTTGAACGAGTACTTTATGTTCTGAAAACAAGCCATTGAAACCGGATCGTTTTGGTGAATGGGCGACACGGTGCCCTAGTGGGAACtggcacgtctgcctcacagcgCTGAGATTCGGCTTTTGAATCCTGTTTAAGagtttgtgtgggttttcttcgGAGActccggcttcctcccacattttaaTTCCCATCCGGGTTCATTGCAGTTGTCCATAGGTTTGAAATTGAATGTGGatgcaaatgctttttttattttttttttacgtagaGACATTTTGGCAAACAGAAATCGCAGATTGTGTAATGGATTGCCTCTTGGTCGGTTCTTAACATTTCCAGAAAGTATTGATCAACCCTCCCAATCCCCAGGTTCTAATAACACAAGGTTGGGCTGTGTTTGGACAGTACCACGCAATGTCATGTGACTAAtgacgcaccccccccccacccccaattctGCTCCATATTCGCACACCCGACGATACTTTTCAGCCGTGCTTCTATTGTTTTTCTATCGAGAAAGCAAACGGCAGGTTTTTGCACAACCGCGCCGGTGATAGCGAAGTCAGGAGAAAGAAGCctttttacagggatgtgatttgaccaaagtgaaattatctgaaaatttagccgggggccgctggcacccagctaggtccagggcagtgccctggtggggggacaagggggggcgaagccccccggagctcatgggtttccgtgtttttaagtactttcaatgcactcacatgacaaagaaatagacaaaacaacagcataaattttcaatgtatattgaactatcccatataaaatggcagttttagtcaactcaaaatcagtcacattcaaaaacattggactgcctttgcttttaaaaactatcactgagaatatcatcatatctaactaatgtgattactaagttaacacataaataatgttgaagaggtcaaatttcataaacaaataattgtatcatgaccaaatgaaaagtaactcatattagagcataccacaaatgtctttgttatagcagaagatgttaacTGTCGgggtcatgtgcatacacaatgaactacaaaaaaaaaaaaaaaaaacgattttttttggggggtgggataaaaaaagcgtaattccgcgaattagcggaaaaatcacatccctgtttttaaGGCCAGTTGACACAATATTTCGGAGTCGAAAATGGATAACGAAGGGCGTCATTAGCTATTTGTGTTAATGTGGTCCAATCGTTTTGTAGCCTGAAAATGTGTTAGCGCTATTATCAGACCCTAAAAACACACGCAAGAGTGTCAGGTAGGGTCGTAGCAGTACGTGTATTTGGATTTTtcccgagtttgcccacccctgaactAAATGGCGATCTTGCACTTTACTAAAAAGTATTTGACGAGCTCTCACTCATTTTTCTCCTCGCAGGGTCGCACCCatgaaagagggaaaaaaacgtcCGTTTTGGAAGAGGAAGCTATTTTCATGTTGATGTAGTTCTACTCCTCTTCAGACTTGCACTCATGTGACTTCGTCAAGGGAAAGAACAATCAAGCGGCGCGACTGAAGACTTTTCCCCGACGCCGGCTTTTTCATGCTTACCATGAGCGTACCAGCCCAGCAGAAACCTGGTGCAAAACGAACGGGCAAACGCATCACCTTTTTTTCCGATCCCGCCGGAGGCATGAAGGAGCCCGGCCAGCACACGGAAGGGTCCTACTACATCCAGGGTGGCGGCGAACCCGGGAAAACGGAGGCAGAGAGCGGCGTGGCGTCTAACCCGGAGGGCCATCGTGTGTACCTCAACTCTGTTATCTTCAGCCCGGACAAGGGCGACCAAAACAGGGGTCACTATCAGCAGACGGTGCCTATGAAGTGGGCCCACCAGGAGTCCGCTCAGCAGTGCCAGCAGCAGCAGAGAGCTGCCACTTGGACCACCGTGGCCAACTGGGGGCAGAACTTTGCCAACTACTTGACGGACTCCAGGAACCAGACGACCTTCGTAAAACCGATGCAGGAAACCGGAGACAAGGCCGGCGACAAGCAGCCGGCGGGGCCCGATCCTACAGCGGACTTCTACCGAGATGCCGTGAAGGTACGGGGCCTTGAGTGGGacccgcagcagcagcagcagtcccAGACCTTTCAGGAGACTCTAAAACCCGGGGCGCTGAAACCCCAGCCGAACAACGCGTGCCACCCGGTGGGCAGCTCCGTCTTGCAGCCGTTCCAGTTGGCCTTCGGGCAGCCGCGGCAGCACCTGCCCGCCTACTACCAAAGCTTCCAAGGCAACGCCAGGTTGCCCAACCCGCCCAACTACTCGGTGCAGGCCAAGCTGCCCCAGCAGCCGCCGCAGCTGCAGCGGCAGAACCTCATCCAGCAACAacttcagcagcagcagcagcagcagcagcagcagcagcagatgattctccagcagcagcagcagctccaaATGCAGCATCAGCAGTTGCAACAACAAAGCCAGCATGTGCTCGACTACTACCCCCCCAACGTGCACTCCCACCCGCAGTTTGTACACTCCCAGGAGCTGTCGTTGGCGGCCGCTCCCCCGCAAACCCAGGAACCACTCATCCAGGACGTAACCCCAGAACCGCAATCGCTAGCCCCTCCGTCGCTAGACGTCCCCTCGCTTGTGCCGGAGTCGCTGTCCCAGACGCAGAATCTCCGCCGGTCGCGTCGCCTCTCCAAGGAAGGCGGCGCGCCGTCCGACGACAACCCCTTCCCGGGAGACCCGGCGATGCAGGGCCCTCCGAACGGGACGCGGGGCGGCGACGCCGACATCCTGGCTGCCCCGACGGGGGTCATCCAGAGCACGCCGCGGCGGAAGCGCCGGGTGTCACAGGAGGTCAACTTGGAAACTCTTGCGCAGAAGGCCTCAGAGATGGAGACGCTGCCGTCACAGGAAATCAAGGTACGCGTTTTGGAATTTTAACCATTGGGTGTCCAAAGTCTTCCCCGTTCTGATatctgatttgtttttttctgctcatTTAGCACACTTAAATGTTTTCTAAACCAATTTTAACATCTCACAAAGGCAATCAAAGTTAATACAGTATCTTTTTGGTTTTGGCTTTTTGGTGGAAAAGTCATTACCGCGCTTATGAAATCATCGTAGTGCTGTCAGTGTTGAATCTTTTTCAAATTGATTatcctatcgattattccatcaattattttttgtttgttaatccACTAAGGTTGGATGTAAATTGAATTAAGTGGATATAAGTACTCATAATTCATTATCTTCTATACATATGCGTTATCAAAagccaacaaaattagcctatgctaaacgttAGCAATTGCGATTAGCCTTGGCGCCCTAGCGATTACCACTTCAGGTAAATTAAGCACTACcgtttagttcacacatacatcattatatctacattacacaCGTTTAAAAGTCACTTTACAGACAATGCTTCAACATAATTCCATGAGTAAACAAGGgtgcagctagctgttagctacataaggtcaataacttcctgttcaTGTCTTCTTCTAGGCACGTTTACAGCatgactgccctctaatggGGAAGTGATAAACACCTAAAACCGAGTGGCAAGTTATATTTTCGTTCAGCCACTGGATGGTGCCCTAAAAGGAGAATTAAAGATCAGATCACAGCCGCCATTGCAATACTTGCGtgcgtctgcaaaaaaaaaagtcttgtgtaTGAAACAGGGGgactagcaagaactagctggatcGGCTAACGAGTGGCTAGTGGGAGAAGTTAACAAAAGCTAGCAAgtgcaaagcagagggagacaagcggCTGGAGCCCGAATCACGGCGTTCTCATATTGGGTCCGACAGTACCTGCAAGCACCACCTGAGGCTAACTACGTTCGCTAAGtttccgtagcagaaagatggcagcGAGACATGTTAGCTTCCTCGAAGGCGCAGCgcaatgtatgtaaaataattaacaattactagaattatatattttttaaaaaaaatgtacgttgatgtgatagaacatatttattttgcacattgaatttttatgtttaaaaataaatcaattattatctcaccactagatggtgctcaATAATACAGACTGTCACTTTTAATTAATAGTACCTGGCCTTTGGTCATGACTCAACCATAAGAAAAGCACTGGACAAAAATGGCATCCATCAACGCTCAATAATTACAGATCTGATCCCGTCCCGGCCGGCATCGTGCGGAGTCATGCGCGGTGATTGCGCAACAAGTTGCTAAACAACACTGAGTCAGTGGAACTCGACGTGACCTACATTTGCCTGCTGACATCTCGTACAAACCGTGTGTTTGGTTACATGCCTGCACCGCCCCCTCCCCTATCCATCAAAGGAGAGAAACTCCAGCTTGGCCTCacttgccccccccctcccctacaacacacacacaaacacactcacgcTCGCTCTTCATGCAGCACTCAGCAAAATATCTCCCCAACAACCAACCAGTTGTTGCTGGGGTTTTCCACCACCGAACCACAGTCGCCTTGGCAAACCATATCAAATCCATTTTTGACATCAACAAATGTTGATGGgctagtatttttatttaaataaaaaaaacaaaaaaaaataacatcacaatCAGGTACTACAGACACaatatttgtaaacaaaaaataacattccGTAACACACATCACCTTTTAATTAAGTTAAATGATCTTTAACTTGTTGTCCACACATTACcgatttatttatatttcttaTTCCTGTCCATCAGGAGCCCCACAGACCCTGGGGCCCCTCCCAGCCGGGCGGTCCCAACGTGAAGCGGCCGCGAGACGACGGCCTGCTCCCGCTCGTCATCCCCGTGTCGGTGCCGGTGCGCCGTTTGGACCTGTCGTCGTGCGGCGGCCGAGAcgccgacgcggcggcggcGCCCGGCTGgccgccgcctccgccgccCCGGCCGGCCAACCCGCCGGAGATCGCCGGCACCGAGCGCAAGCCATCGGTCATCGTCACTCGGCGCCGCTCGCTCAGGAGCTCGCTAACGGAGGGCTCGGAGCAGGTACGACTGGCCGCTTGCAAAATACAGTGTTCCTGAAGTCGCTTTACATTTGCCGTTTTCTGTTGAACGCCTGCTCTAGGAGTTCAGTGTTTTTGTTAGCACGCCTTCAGCTGCGTGGTTTGTCCACAACAAATTCTGCTTTGAGAAACTTGCCACGGATGATGTCAATTGCACTTCGTGTTGGAGCAGTGTGACGGCCATTTTCAAAAATGGCGGCGAATTTTTGTCAGACAGAAAAACTTCTATATAACCACAAAACAATTACTCATTACAAAAAATTACGCGTGTTCGTCTTGATAAATGCAAATGAAAGTGGTTTCCCTCCTCTTGCCAGTTATTCATGACAATCTCAATCGTGCAAAATGGAAATAACAATCTGATGTTGTAATGTGACCCTCTGTATTGCATTGCATCCCCTGTGTGGAAATTCCAGCTTTTACGTCGAAAGGGCCttccacccacccccccccccccccgcatccaccctccaacacacacacatactccaCCCAGACGTTCCCATCCCCCCACCGATATCCATGTTCCCCCTGCCCCCATTGCCATATTCTTCACTTTTCCCCTTCATTCGATTGTCCCAGATCAGGCAGATTATCAGGTTTTAATGTTGAGAGCCTGCAAGCTCTGCTAAAATCCCTCCTTAGGATATATTAACATTctatcatttttgatttttttttttttttgcatagtagATGTACATTTTCCTACAGGGAATAATGCATAAAGTATCCATCAAAGGCCATTATTATAAATTTGATATAACATTGTAACTTCCATGCTCTTGTGTAAATAAATTaggaaaataagaaaattaaatgaaaactagtgacatcaaataaattatattaataattaaaaaaaaaataagaaacatgttgtcataacaataaaataaattcacaataaaacagaaataatatatacatatataatcgAATTAATTAATAGCATTCAAAccccttgaatacaccttttaTTTATCAGTTCCAGTTGTCAGCTGTaaagaaagtaagaaaaaatatatataaataaaataaaaccacatAAAATTGTTAGTtgataaaagtggaaaactaccGTAACAAAAACTGAACAGAAATGAATTCCGTTCAAAATAAGTTAAATAAGTTACTGGTAatgttaaaacaaatacaaatagacattgttgaaagttaaaaaaataagcttaacttcaactaaaaataattaaagtacaCATAAAATGAATCTTAACACTTTATTGGTTGTAGCTCCTTACAATTGAGAAAATAAATttaccacaataaaaaaaaaggtttatttaaataaaatttggtttaagttaaaaattaaatgataatTTAGAAATATAATCATACATTTAaattgagtttgaatgtgagcTTTAATTCTCTGATGCCCGCTGGGCTGCGGTCTCAAGAAATGTTGTCATACACCATTCCAAATTTGACCCTTGaactttgtattattattatttttttagaaaagcatgtactgtccctttaagaccTCGGTAAAGTGCTTGAATATGTTGTTTTCCCCCGTGTCAGAATGGCGAGGGCATGCCGGCAGACGACGACATGAAAAAGCTGAAGCGGCGGCCCCGGCCCGAGCCCCTCTTCATCCCGCCGCCCAAGCCCGGCGCCTTCATGGCACCGCCCGCCATCTACTCGGCCGTCACGCCGTACCAGAGCCACCTGCGCTCGCCCGTCCGCCTGGCCGACAACCCGCTGGCCGTGCCGCCCTACACGCCGCCGCCCATCCTCAGCCCCGTGCGCGAGGGCTCCGGACTCTACTTCTCCACCTTCCTGTCGGCGGCGACAGCCGGGGGGCCGCCGTCCGCCACCCCCAAGTCGGCTACGCGCAGCCTCCTCTGCTCAAGTAcggcaaacaaacacaagcaagaaAAGATCACTGATGAcaacaaagtcagaatttaagcctggcttgaaaccctaaccttggttTGGAACTTTAAATTTGAAGCCCTGGCTGAGGGTTGAGACGCTAACCCTGTCTGGAAGGCaacatttcaaaccctaattttgaaaccataaccatggtttgaaaccctgattAGAAAACCTTAATCAGGGCTTGAAAACTTAATATGAAACTGTaaaaccctgttttgaaaccctaacccttgttaaCTCTGTctgaaacccaaattttaaaaccatattcatgatttgaaaccttgacttgtggcttgaaaccctcatttgaaaccccaatcctgtcttgaaaccttaatttcaaACCCCAACCCTGGCCtgaaattttaatttgaaactCGAACCCTGGATTTAACCTTTTATTTTTCagactcttgtttgaaaccctaaccttggttTCAAACCTTAATTTTTATCACCTAACccttgatttgaaaccctaacccatggttaattcattaatttgaaaccataccactggcttgaaatcctaacccatgtttgaaaccctaaaccaggcttgagacctttttttttttttaacctctaaccctagattgaaacccgaACTGAGGTTTGGTACCTTCATTTAAGTATTTATCttcaaacctttttttgtaatcttaaggctttgtttgaaaccccaaaccagaCTTGAGAACTTCATTTAAAACCCTACCCCTGCCttgaaatgatcatttgaactctaatttgaaactgtttttttttctggcgcaGGTAGCTGCGACATGACTCCTCCGGTTCTGTCCGCAGTGAGCGAGCCCACTCCAGTCAGCATTGAGCCGTGAGTGTTTTCCTACTTTGAGTGgaaacgcacgcacacgcacgcacgtgcactcacacacacacactccacagGCATTATCCAGATCATAACAGCCATCTGAATCATGAGCTGTCCTCATTGAGTCGTGTTGAAATTGCACAGCCAGCACGGTTTTGCTGCATCACCCTCGCCGATCGCAAGCTGTCTCGGATTAACACAATCACGACAACCGCcgccttgcacaatagaaatgaacaGAAAGACTAGA
This window harbors:
- the mideasb gene encoding mitotic deacetylase-associated SANT domain protein, with translation MLTMSVPAQQKPGAKRTGKRITFFSDPAGGMKEPGQHTEGSYYIQGGGEPGKTEAESGVASNPEGHRVYLNSVIFSPDKGDQNRGHYQQTVPMKWAHQESAQQCQQQQRAATWTTVANWGQNFANYLTDSRNQTTFVKPMQETGDKAGDKQPAGPDPTADFYRDAVKVRGLEWDPQQQQQSQTFQETLKPGALKPQPNNACHPVGSSVLQPFQLAFGQPRQHLPAYYQSFQGNARLPNPPNYSVQAKLPQQPPQLQRQNLIQQQLQQQQQQQQQQQQMILQQQQQLQMQHQQLQQQSQHVLDYYPPNVHSHPQFVHSQELSLAAAPPQTQEPLIQDVTPEPQSLAPPSLDVPSLVPESLSQTQNLRRSRRLSKEGGAPSDDNPFPGDPAMQGPPNGTRGGDADILAAPTGVIQSTPRRKRRVSQEVNLETLAQKASEMETLPSQEIKEPHRPWGPSQPGGPNVKRPRDDGLLPLVIPVSVPVRRLDLSSCGGRDADAAAAPGWPPPPPPRPANPPEIAGTERKPSVIVTRRRSLRSSLTEGSEQNGEGMPADDDMKKLKRRPRPEPLFIPPPKPGAFMAPPAIYSAVTPYQSHLRSPVRLADNPLAVPPYTPPPILSPVREGSGLYFSTFLSAATAGGPPSATPKSATRSLLCSSSCDMTPPVLSAVSEPTPVSIEPRINMGWQYQAEVPDLRPRALVEMDTHGAELVWAPLAQPEDKADYHKRVKDLMHLACSSALRGGGSNQELAHHCLHQCNGDIMAALSLLMLSNPVLPKSDYHYSGSDKWSAAERRQFNKGMAAYKKDFFMVQKQVSTKTVAQCVEFYYSYKKHVKVGRNGTLVYGEAASPDGRTTEEEETAQNKASHRLQQQREEDSRKWEGSADRKQDVVPTRAPHALPSAENTASVLIMREDVVARDRPPPPPHKTAPPAGNKGACGPEGEFPCKKCGRVFYKVKSRSAHMKSHAEQEKKAAALRQKEAEDRARVAQAAAQARAAAAFMAARQQNGNTQAGGDSDDNGDDTTGSEDDEDWQ